The genomic window GTATAGGCAGCGGATTCGGGCAATTGGCGTTGCTTTGAATACCCCCGTTCTCGCGCTATACTTTGCACTGTTCTAAGCAGACACCTCGGATGGCGAGCCCTCTTGGCCGCGGTCGTGGCCAGCGCCCCGGGGAATTGACAGGAGGACTCACGGTGGAATCACAACGCATCCGTGACGATGAAGACGCCATTCGTTCTGCACTTTCGTCCCTCAAAAATGCCACAGGTATCCCAGTGACCATGTACGCCACAGTGGTCGGCGAGAATCGCCTGCAAATTAGCCAGTGGATCGGCTTGCGCACGCCAGCGCTGCAAAATCTTTGCATCGACAGCGGCGTGGGCGTCGGCGGCCGGGTACTAAAAACGCGCCGACCGGTAGGCGTGAGTGACTACACCCGCGCCAACGTGATTTCGCACGAGATGGACTCCGTGATCCAGGATGAAGGTCTGCACTCAATCGTGGCGGTTCCGGTTATCGTGCATCGCGAAGTGCGTGGCATCCTCTACGTTGGCGTCCATTCTCCAGTGCGCCTTGGGGACAAAGTTATCGAAGAAGTAGCGATGACTGCTCGAGTACTAGAGCAGGATCTCGCCATTAACGCGGCAGCCCGCAGGCCCGAAGGTGTCCGGACCGGTTCGATGAAACAGAACCGAGCCCTCAACGGCGCTGAGTGGGAGCAAGTTCGTTCCACCCATTCCAAGCTGCGAATGCTGGCGAACAGAATCGAGCAAGAAGACATCCGCCAAGAGCTCGAAGAACTCTGCGATCAGATGGTTGCCCCAGTGCAGGTGAAGCAAACCACCAAGTTGTCTGCCAGGGAACTCGATGTGCTCTCATGCGTGGCGCTTGGGCACACGAACGTTGAGGCCGCCGAGGAAATGGGGATCGGCGCCGAAACCGTAAAGAGTTACCTACGCAGCGTGATGCGCAAGCTCGGAGCCCACACCCGCTACGAGGCTGTGAATGCTGCGAGGCGGATCGGCGCGTTGCCCTGATCGTGGGGTTCAACCCGCTTCCAGGTTTGCTAGATCCAGCTAGGGGCGCTCGCCGCCCGGCACCCACTTCACGTCTTGTGAATCATTGGCTACCCGGCAGAGGATAAACAAGAGATCTGACAGCCGGTTGAGGTACTGCGCAGGAAGTTTGCTTGTGCACTCGGGGAAAGCCTGCACTGCTTCCCATGCTTTTCGCTCCGCACGACGAGCAATAGTGCGAGAGGTATGCAGCAGAGCCGCCGCCTTGGTGCCGCCAGGCAGGATAAAGGAGTCCAGTTTCGCCAGTCCCTCGTTGAATCGATCGCAATCTTCCTCAAGGCGGTCGATATAGGTCTGTTCGATTCGAAGTGGGGGATATTTGGGGTTTTCCTCCACAGGGGTAGCGAGGTCGGCTCCTGCGTCGAAAAGCTCATTCTGCACCCTAGAAAGAGTGGCGGAAATGTCCCCGCCGAGCTCCCCAAAGGCCAGGACGACGCCGATGGAAGCATTTAGTTCGTCGCAGTCCGCATAAGCCGCAAGGCGGGGATCGGACTTTGAAACCCGCTCGAAATTAGCCAAGGCGGTAGAACCATCGTCGCCGGTACGCGTATAGATCTTGGTCAGGTGAACAGCCATAAACCCTAAACTACGCGTTTTCCCCATGCCTTTCAGTAGGGTTATGGGCGTGAATGACAGATTTTTAGTAACCGGTGGAGCACGACTCGTTGGTTCGGTCCGCGTGGCCGGCGCGAAGAATAGCGTTTTGAAGCTGATGTCCGCGGCGCTGCTTGCCGAAGGCACCACGACGTTGAGCAACTGTCCCGAGATTCTTGACGTTCCCTATATGAAGCGGGTGCTCGAGGGCTTGGGATGCTTCGTCACCATTGAAGGCTCAAACGTCAGCATCACTACGCCTGCGGAAATTGCAAGCGATGCCGACTTCGACGCGGTGCGCCAATTCCGTGCCTCTGTCTGTGTGCTCGGTCCGCTAACCGCACGCTGTGGCAGGGCGAAAGTGGCGCTTCCTGGAGGCGACGCCATCGGATCGCGCCCGTTAGATATGCACCAGTCAGGCCTAGAGAAGCTCGGCGCGACGACGCATATCCAGCACGGCTGTGTGGTGGCGGAAGCCGATGAGCTTCGTGGCGCACACATTCGCCTCGATTTCCCCTCGGTGGGAGCGACGGAAAATATTCTCACCGCTTCCGTGCTTGCGCAGGGAACTACCGTGCTGGATAACGCAGCCCGCGAGCCCGAAATTCTTGATCTCTGCGTGATGCTCAAAGAGATGGGAGCAGACATTAGCGGTGAAGGCACTTCCACCATCACGATCAATGGTGTGGGGAAGCTTCACCCGGCTGATCACGAGGTTATCGGCGATCGCATTGTCGCGGGAACATGGGCCTATGCAGCGGCCATGACGCAAGGTGACATCACGGTTGGTGGAATTGCGCCGAAGTACCTGCATCTTCCCCTGGAAAAGCTGAAAGTCGCCGGCGCGGAAGTTGAGACGTATGAGCATGGCTTCCGGGTCCGCATGGACCATCGTCCTCAGGCGGTGGATTTTCAGACCCTGCCTTATCCGGGATTCCCAACCGATCTGCAACCCATGGCCATTGGTATTTCAACCATCGCCGAAGGCAGCTCGGTGATTACCGAAAATATCTTCGAGGCTCGTTTCCGCTTCGTTGATGAACTCATGCGATTAGGTGCCGACGCCACAGTGGATGGTCATTATGTAGTGATCCGTGGTGTTGAGCAGCTTTCCTCAACGCCGGTGTGGAGCTCTGACATTCGAGCGGGCGCAGGCTTGGTTCTTGCTGGCCTCTGTGCTGACGGTGTCACCGAAG from Corynebacterium gerontici includes these protein-coding regions:
- a CDS encoding cob(I)yrinic acid a,c-diamide adenosyltransferase, whose product is MAVHLTKIYTRTGDDGSTALANFERVSKSDPRLAAYADCDELNASIGVVLAFGELGGDISATLSRVQNELFDAGADLATPVEENPKYPPLRIEQTYIDRLEEDCDRFNEGLAKLDSFILPGGTKAAALLHTSRTIARRAERKAWEAVQAFPECTSKLPAQYLNRLSDLLFILCRVANDSQDVKWVPGGERP
- the ramA gene encoding acetate metabolism transcriptional regulator RamA — translated: MESQRIRDDEDAIRSALSSLKNATGIPVTMYATVVGENRLQISQWIGLRTPALQNLCIDSGVGVGGRVLKTRRPVGVSDYTRANVISHEMDSVIQDEGLHSIVAVPVIVHREVRGILYVGVHSPVRLGDKVIEEVAMTARVLEQDLAINAAARRPEGVRTGSMKQNRALNGAEWEQVRSTHSKLRMLANRIEQEDIRQELEELCDQMVAPVQVKQTTKLSARELDVLSCVALGHTNVEAAEEMGIGAETVKSYLRSVMRKLGAHTRYEAVNAARRIGALP
- the murA gene encoding UDP-N-acetylglucosamine 1-carboxyvinyltransferase; the protein is MNDRFLVTGGARLVGSVRVAGAKNSVLKLMSAALLAEGTTTLSNCPEILDVPYMKRVLEGLGCFVTIEGSNVSITTPAEIASDADFDAVRQFRASVCVLGPLTARCGRAKVALPGGDAIGSRPLDMHQSGLEKLGATTHIQHGCVVAEADELRGAHIRLDFPSVGATENILTASVLAQGTTVLDNAAREPEILDLCVMLKEMGADISGEGTSTITINGVGKLHPADHEVIGDRIVAGTWAYAAAMTQGDITVGGIAPKYLHLPLEKLKVAGAEVETYEHGFRVRMDHRPQAVDFQTLPYPGFPTDLQPMAIGISTIAEGSSVITENIFEARFRFVDELMRLGADATVDGHYVVIRGVEQLSSTPVWSSDIRAGAGLVLAGLCADGVTEVHDVFHIDRGYPNFVEQLRSLGATIERVTS